The sequence CGGCCCCCGCACACAAGCGGGTAATTCGCACCCTGCGGGAATGGAATATTCGTATCGATGAGTCGCTGTTTCTCGGTGGTTTGGAGAAAGGCGAGTTTTTGCGCGCCTATGGCGCAGATGTGTTCTTTGACGATCAGCATAGTCACTGTGAATCGGCGAGCGAGCACGTGCCCGCGGGTCACGTTCCCCACGGCATTGCCAATCACCGTGATGACGACTGATACTGGTCGCGATCAGTGTTGTTTTACTGGAGACAATAACAATGAAATTGCAGCAGTTGCGGTATATCTGGGAAGTCGCCCACCACGATATGAACGTCTCGGCAACTGCACAGAGCCTGTTTACCTCGCAACCCGGTATCAGTAAGCAGATTCGCATGCTCGAAGACGAGTTGGGGGTGGAGATCTTTGCCCGCAATGGCAAACACCTGACGCGGATTACTCCCGCCGGGGAGGCAATACTCAAGGAGGCTGGGGAAATCCTCCACAAGGCCGAGGGCATTAAGAGTATTGCCCAGGAATTTCGCAATCCCAGCAAAGGCAGCCTGTCCATTGCGACCACGCATACCCAGGCGCGTTACGCCTTGCCGCCGGTTATCAAAGCATTTATCGAACGCTATCCGGATGTGTCGCTGCACATGCATCAGGGCACGCCCATGCAGATCTCCGAGCTGGCGGCGAACTTCGGGGTGGATTTTGCTATCGCCACCGAAGCGCTGGAGCTGTTTTCTGACCTGATAATGATGCCCTGCTATCGCTGGAACCGGACCATTCTGGTGCCGCGGGACCATCCGCTGGCGGCGGTTTCCCGTCTGAGTGTGGAAGATGTGGCCGCGCATCCCATCGTCACGTATGTGTTTGGTTTTACCGGGCGTTCGAAACTCGACGAGGCATTCAGTGAGCGTGGTCTCGAGCCCAAGGTGGTGTTTACCGCAACCGATGCCGATGTCATTAAAACCTATGTGCGGCTGGGCCTTGGGATTGGCATCGTGGCTCAGATGGCTTACGACCCGGTTGCCGACAGCGATCTGGTGGCACTGGACGCCAGCCATTTATTTGAACCGAGCGTGACCAAGGTCGGCTTCCGGCGCGGGACGTATATGCGCAAGTTCATGTATGACTTCGTTGAGTTGTTCGCGCCACACCTGACGAGAGAGCTCGTCGATCAGGCTTATCAGTGCCACAGCAAACAGGAGCTGGACGAGTTGTTTGCGCCGATCGAACTGCCGACCTACTGATACCCTGGCCCCGCAATTGCTTTATCCCCGCTGAGCCGTTAGATTGACCGCCTTTTTTGACCTTAGGAGACTGTAGCCGTGGAAATCGCATGCCTTGACCTTGAAGGTGTACTGATTCCGGAAATCTGGATCGACTTTGCCGAACGCACCGGAATTGAAGCCTTGAAGGCCACCACTCGCGACATTCCGGACTACGATGTGCTCATGCAGCAGCGCCTGCGTCTGCTCGACGAGAACGGACTGGGCCTGCCAGATATTCAGGAAGTGATTGCCGACATGCGGCCGATGGACGGAGCGCGGGAGTTTCTAGACTGGCTGCGCGCGCGTTTCCAGGTGGTGATTCTTTCCGACACCTTCTACGAATTTGCTGCGCCGCTGATGGCGCAACTGGGCTGGCCAACGCTGCTGTGCCACAAGTTGGAAACCGATAACCTGGGCAAGGTGGTGGATTACAAAATCCGCCAGGTAAACCCCAAGCGCCAATCGGTACTGGCACTGAAAACCCTGTACTACCGCATCATTGCGGCGGGGGATTCCTACAATGACACGACAATGCTGGCCGAAGCCGACGCGGGTATTCTGTTCAAGGCTCCCAGCAATGTGATCGAGGAATTTCCGCAATTCCCTGCGGTTCACGATTACGAGGCACTGAAACTGGAATTCATCAAGGCCTCCAATCGCAACCTCAGTCTCTAATCCGAGACCGACTCGGCAAGCGTTGTCATCAGCTTGCCGAGTTTCTCCTCTGTTTCACGAAACTCCTCATCGGCGACTGAGTCCGCCACGACCCCGCCACCGGCCCAGCCGCGTATTTCACCGTTCTGGCAGACAAAACTGCGAATCAGAATATTGCTGTCCATGCGCCCATCACTGCCCAAATAAAACAGGCTTCCGCAGTACAGCGAGCGTCGGCTGGGCTCCAGTTCCGCGATAATCTCCATCGCCCGGCGTTTGGGAGCACCGGTGATTGAGCCGCCGGGAAAACAGTCCAGCAGGGCCTGCAAGGGGCTGCGCGAGGGCATTAGCTCGCCGGAAATGGTGCTGACCAAGTGGTGAACGGTGCGGAAGCTCTGCAGTTCCAGGAGTGCGTCAACGTTCACGCTGCCTGCGATACAGTTACGCCCGAGGTCATTGCGCAGCAGGTCGACAATCATCACGTTTTCAGCCCGGTTCTTTTCACTGCTCTGAAGCGCGTCAGCCAGTTGTCGATCTTCCCGTGTATTGTCAGAACGCCGGGCTGTTCCCTTAATAGGCTGGGTGCGAAGTCGCCCGTCTTCCGCGCAGATGAAGCGTTCGGGTGAGAGAGACAGCAATTGCCCGGCGCCGAAATCCCAGTAGACCGAGAACGGCGCGGCGGCAGTGTTGCGTAACTGGCGATACGCGACCAGTGGTGATCCCTGATAACGGGCATTGAACTGCCGGGTGAGGTTGATCTGGTAACAATCACCCGCGTGAATGTAGTCCTGTACCGCATTGAAAGCCTCGAGATAGGCGGGCCAGTCCAGTGAGCTG comes from Spongiibacter tropicus DSM 19543 and encodes:
- the cysB gene encoding HTH-type transcriptional regulator CysB, yielding MKLQQLRYIWEVAHHDMNVSATAQSLFTSQPGISKQIRMLEDELGVEIFARNGKHLTRITPAGEAILKEAGEILHKAEGIKSIAQEFRNPSKGSLSIATTHTQARYALPPVIKAFIERYPDVSLHMHQGTPMQISELAANFGVDFAIATEALELFSDLIMMPCYRWNRTILVPRDHPLAAVSRLSVEDVAAHPIVTYVFGFTGRSKLDEAFSERGLEPKVVFTATDADVIKTYVRLGLGIGIVAQMAYDPVADSDLVALDASHLFEPSVTKVGFRRGTYMRKFMYDFVELFAPHLTRELVDQAYQCHSKQELDELFAPIELPTY
- the thrH gene encoding bifunctional phosphoserine phosphatase/homoserine phosphotransferase ThrH, translated to MEIACLDLEGVLIPEIWIDFAERTGIEALKATTRDIPDYDVLMQQRLRLLDENGLGLPDIQEVIADMRPMDGAREFLDWLRARFQVVILSDTFYEFAAPLMAQLGWPTLLCHKLETDNLGKVVDYKIRQVNPKRQSVLALKTLYYRIIAAGDSYNDTTMLAEADAGILFKAPSNVIEEFPQFPAVHDYEALKLEFIKASNRNLSL
- the pabB gene encoding aminodeoxychorismate synthase component I yields the protein MSGLCRSPLPYFHDSSHYLTWLTEASCPLLLDSGKPDSERGRYSLICADPAQCFAFTPDDATPVATQIDRQRQAIEAAIADFEHDPELPFCGGAIGYISYELGEQHLLARKTGDTLDTLPSWFTGIYDWVIVVDHQHQKCELVVQAGSRSAWPDRLRNGSCSDNKLPSFALTEPFASSLDWPAYLEAFNAVQDYIHAGDCYQINLTRQFNARYQGSPLVAYRQLRNTAAAPFSVYWDFGAGQLLSLSPERFICAEDGRLRTQPIKGTARRSDNTREDRQLADALQSSEKNRAENVMIVDLLRNDLGRNCIAGSVNVDALLELQSFRTVHHLVSTISGELMPSRSPLQALLDCFPGGSITGAPKRRAMEIIAELEPSRRSLYCGSLFYLGSDGRMDSNILIRSFVCQNGEIRGWAGGGVVADSVADEEFRETEEKLGKLMTTLAESVSD